In Rhodospirillum rubrum ATCC 11170, a genomic segment contains:
- a CDS encoding GatB/YqeY domain-containing protein — protein sequence MLRAQLNDAMKAAMRAKDQRALSTVRLILAALKDRDICARGKGNMEGIADEEVLQMLQSMIKQRRESISMYEQGGRLELAQQEQEEIEVIERFLPAQMDEAAMAAAVEATITALGAQGIKDMGRVMAALKERFGGQMDFARAGALAKAKLTN from the coding sequence ATGTTGCGTGCCCAATTGAACGACGCCATGAAGGCTGCGATGCGTGCGAAGGATCAGCGCGCGCTGTCCACCGTCCGCTTGATCCTGGCCGCCCTCAAGGACCGGGACATCTGCGCGCGCGGCAAGGGCAACATGGAGGGCATTGCCGATGAGGAGGTTCTCCAGATGCTGCAGTCGATGATCAAGCAGCGCCGCGAAAGCATCTCCATGTATGAGCAGGGCGGCCGTCTCGAGCTTGCCCAGCAGGAGCAGGAGGAAATCGAGGTCATCGAGCGCTTCCTGCCCGCCCAGATGGACGAGGCCGCCATGGCCGCCGCCGTCGAGGCGACGATCACCGCCCTGGGCGCCCAGGGCATCAAGGACATGGGCCGGGTGATGGCGGCGCTGAAGGAGCGCTTCGGCGGCCAGATGGACTTCGCCCGCGCCGGGGCCCTGGCCAAGGCGAAGCTGACCAACTAG